In Bacillus sp. Cs-700, one genomic interval encodes:
- a CDS encoding acryloyl-CoA reductase, with protein sequence MDQFKALVVNKVEDDTNIAIQEFTKEDLPEGDVLIKVHYSSVNYKDGLAAHPKGNIVRNYPHVPGIDLAGVVAESDHPDWKEGDRVVVTSYELGVSHFGGFSEYARVKSDWIVPLPDGLSLKEAMVYGTAGFTAALSVYQLEQAGIKPDKGPILVTGATGGVGSMAVAILAKKGYEVVASTGKESEHSYLKKLGATTIVDREEVAPEGFKPIGKQKWAGVVDPVGGETLAAVLSNTMYGGAVAVSGLTGGPKVPTTVFPFILRGVNLLGIDSVYCPMEKRKEIWEKAADEYKPSEHLEAIQNEITLDELPDVLRNILNGKVRGRTIVAF encoded by the coding sequence ATGGATCAATTTAAAGCATTAGTTGTTAATAAAGTTGAGGATGATACAAATATAGCGATTCAGGAATTTACGAAGGAAGACCTACCAGAAGGTGATGTGTTGATCAAAGTTCATTATTCAAGCGTGAATTATAAAGATGGATTAGCAGCGCATCCAAAAGGTAATATCGTAAGAAACTACCCCCATGTTCCAGGGATTGATCTTGCAGGAGTTGTGGCTGAATCCGATCATCCAGATTGGAAAGAAGGAGACCGCGTCGTCGTTACGAGCTATGAATTAGGCGTCTCTCATTTTGGCGGATTTAGTGAATATGCTAGAGTGAAATCTGACTGGATTGTCCCGCTTCCTGATGGTTTATCTCTTAAAGAAGCAATGGTTTATGGAACAGCTGGCTTTACGGCGGCGCTATCTGTTTACCAACTTGAACAAGCAGGAATTAAGCCCGACAAAGGTCCTATCCTTGTAACAGGCGCTACCGGTGGAGTTGGAAGTATGGCCGTTGCTATTCTTGCCAAAAAGGGATATGAAGTTGTAGCCAGCACGGGGAAAGAATCTGAGCATAGCTATTTAAAAAAGTTAGGCGCAACTACGATTGTTGACAGGGAAGAAGTAGCTCCAGAAGGGTTTAAGCCAATTGGTAAGCAAAAGTGGGCTGGCGTAGTGGATCCAGTTGGTGGAGAAACGTTAGCAGCTGTACTAAGTAACACGATGTACGGCGGTGCCGTTGCGGTTAGTGGTCTTACAGGCGGACCCAAAGTTCCTACGACAGTATTTCCTTTTATTCTAAGGGGCGTTAATTTACTGGGAATCGATTCTGTGTACTGTCCGATGGAAAAGCGGAAAGAGATTTGGGAAAAAGCTGCTGATGAATACAAGCCTTCTGAGCATCTTGAAGCTATTCAAAATGAAATTACTCTTGATGAACTACCAGATGTATTACGCAACATTTTAAATGGAAAAGTTCGTGGCAGAACAATCGTCGCATTTTAA
- a CDS encoding O-methyltransferase produces the protein MARNHDEYIQHLFGNEDEALQSVNESIRKNGMPAISVKPEVGRFLSLLVSIAKPRNIMEIGALGGYSGIMLASALDKEGSLTSLELEEAYANVAKDNLNRAGLGDKVKYVIGPALQNMDSLHSAGQQYDFFFIDADKINYPNYFQAALKLATPGAVIVADNTLQDDNVFDNNVTTDHVTAIRKFNEQVATDERVEAMLLPLCDGLTICRVKP, from the coding sequence TTGGCACGTAACCACGATGAGTATATTCAACATCTATTCGGAAATGAAGACGAAGCACTGCAATCAGTCAATGAAAGTATTCGCAAAAATGGTATGCCTGCTATCTCAGTTAAACCAGAGGTTGGGCGCTTTCTCTCTTTACTTGTCAGCATTGCTAAGCCACGAAACATTATGGAAATTGGAGCCTTAGGTGGCTATAGTGGTATTATGCTTGCTAGCGCACTTGATAAAGAAGGGTCACTTACGTCGCTCGAATTAGAGGAAGCTTATGCAAATGTCGCGAAAGACAACTTAAATCGGGCGGGTCTTGGCGATAAAGTTAAATATGTGATTGGTCCAGCTCTTCAGAATATGGATTCTCTACATAGTGCTGGTCAGCAGTACGACTTTTTCTTTATTGATGCCGATAAAATCAATTACCCTAATTATTTTCAAGCCGCTTTAAAATTAGCTACACCAGGAGCAGTTATCGTAGCTGATAATACTCTTCAGGATGATAACGTTTTTGATAACAATGTAACCACTGATCATGTAACCGCTATACGCAAATTCAACGAACAAGTTGCCACTGATGAGAGAGTGGAAGCAATGCTCCTCCCTCTTTGCGATGGCCTTACCATTTGCCGAGTAAAACCTTAA
- a CDS encoding PH domain-containing protein — translation MRLEPSKRIDPKGLKVWQITGGMVSLIYILLLSGLFVVHVIVRPLPLWILAVGCVLALLFVILQTWLLPKLRWKKWRYEVTEHEIELKHGVIIVKRTLIPMVRVQHVDTRQGPLLRAYRLSSVTISTAATTHEIPALSNEIADELRDRISILARVAEDDV, via the coding sequence ATGCGACTGGAACCTTCAAAACGAATTGACCCTAAAGGGTTGAAAGTATGGCAAATTACAGGAGGAATGGTTTCACTTATTTACATTTTACTCCTAAGTGGTTTGTTTGTCGTTCATGTCATCGTACGACCTCTCCCTTTATGGATTTTAGCGGTAGGTTGTGTGCTTGCTCTTCTATTTGTCATTCTCCAGACATGGTTGCTACCAAAACTTCGCTGGAAAAAATGGAGATATGAAGTCACTGAACACGAGATCGAACTGAAGCATGGTGTCATTATTGTGAAACGAACTCTGATTCCGATGGTTCGAGTTCAACATGTTGATACGAGACAGGGACCGCTGTTACGAGCTTATCGTCTGTCATCTGTAACGATTTCAACTGCAGCTACGACGCATGAAATACCAGCTCTTTCAAACGAAATTGCTGATGAGCTAAGGGATCGTATCTCGATTCTTGCAAGGGTGGCGGAAGATGATGTCTGA
- a CDS encoding PH domain-containing protein: MMSEKKRLHPVAMLLSFIKYAKEAAIPLIFFVFVGGGNGYAWWHFLMIGALLLFTVGNGVLGWFFYTYHIENNELRIHQGFIFRKKRFIPRERIQSIDFSQGLIQRAFGLVKVQIETAGGGGEPEVVMSALRRTDAELLKSNLYQKRNTVTDEVMEEVEEKPPLLYKLSWKELLITASTSGGIGVVLSFVAAIASQVDDFIPDQFYESITERVMDATLPFLLLAVAFLLLISWFFSVVGTVLKYGGFVLKRHEDDLIINRGILEKRQLTIPVHRIQAIRIVEGPLRQPFGYSVLYVESGGGGGKEEQFSTVLFPLVKRKRVKTLLGEILPEMAIHEKCSSLPFRARRRYLIRSLLPAILPVGLITYIVPYGAFSLLLMPICLFIGYLQYRDAGWGVKKDVALMQFRQISKTRVYVARKNIQAMELETTFLQEHKHLTTFKVSILSSFAGKHFRVKDIEHANGEELLNWYSYNVKKNIKEEV, from the coding sequence ATGATGTCTGAGAAAAAACGCCTTCATCCAGTAGCCATGTTGTTATCGTTTATAAAGTACGCTAAAGAAGCGGCCATCCCGTTGATTTTCTTTGTTTTTGTTGGAGGAGGAAATGGCTACGCGTGGTGGCACTTTCTAATGATTGGAGCACTTCTTCTATTCACCGTAGGAAATGGAGTGCTAGGATGGTTTTTTTATACATATCACATTGAAAACAATGAGCTACGCATCCATCAGGGATTTATTTTTCGTAAAAAGCGATTTATTCCTAGGGAGAGAATTCAATCGATTGATTTCTCTCAAGGGTTAATACAGCGTGCATTTGGACTCGTTAAAGTGCAAATTGAGACTGCCGGGGGTGGCGGGGAACCGGAAGTGGTCATGTCAGCGTTAAGACGGACTGATGCGGAATTGTTAAAAAGCAATCTTTATCAGAAAAGAAATACGGTCACTGATGAAGTGATGGAAGAAGTGGAGGAGAAACCTCCGCTGCTTTATAAACTTTCATGGAAAGAGTTACTGATTACCGCTTCAACTTCAGGTGGTATAGGGGTTGTTCTTTCCTTCGTAGCGGCAATTGCCTCACAAGTAGATGATTTCATTCCTGATCAGTTCTATGAAAGTATCACAGAGCGGGTGATGGATGCTACACTTCCATTTCTATTACTTGCAGTCGCCTTTCTTCTCTTGATATCATGGTTTTTCTCAGTCGTTGGCACAGTGCTAAAATACGGTGGTTTTGTTCTCAAGCGACATGAGGATGATTTAATAATTAATAGAGGAATTCTTGAAAAGCGTCAGTTAACCATTCCTGTTCATCGCATTCAGGCGATTCGAATTGTGGAAGGGCCCCTTCGCCAACCTTTTGGTTATTCGGTACTTTACGTAGAAAGTGGCGGCGGTGGAGGAAAAGAGGAACAGTTTTCAACCGTTTTATTTCCACTCGTTAAACGAAAAAGAGTGAAAACATTATTGGGGGAAATCCTACCTGAGATGGCCATTCATGAAAAGTGTTCGTCATTGCCTTTTAGAGCCAGAAGAAGGTATCTTATTCGGTCCCTTCTGCCCGCTATATTACCAGTAGGCTTAATAACCTATATTGTACCATACGGGGCTTTCTCGCTCTTATTAATGCCAATTTGTTTATTCATTGGTTATCTACAATACCGAGACGCTGGGTGGGGAGTTAAAAAAGACGTTGCTCTTATGCAATTTAGACAAATTTCAAAGACCAGAGTTTACGTTGCAAGAAAAAACATTCAAGCAATGGAGTTGGAAACAACATTTCTTCAAGAGCACAAACACTTAACGACATTTAAAGTATCGATTTTATCAAGCTTTGCAGGGAAACATTTTAGGGTGAAAGATATTGAACATGCAAATGGAGAAGAACTTTTGAATTGGTATTCTTACAATGTTAAAAAAAATATAAAAGAAGAGGTATAA
- a CDS encoding antibiotic biosynthesis monooxygenase family protein — MYIVNSVINVPEEKVDEVIGIYQSRSRRVDEFEGFESFRLLQNENKPSELTVQMKWKSKESFLTWIKSPSYKEIHDLEKKYPDQELAAIKPKVSRFKVVAE, encoded by the coding sequence ATGTACATTGTAAATTCGGTGATTAATGTACCAGAAGAAAAAGTGGATGAAGTGATTGGCATTTATCAGTCACGTTCGCGACGCGTGGATGAGTTTGAGGGATTTGAATCTTTCCGACTACTCCAAAACGAGAATAAACCTTCAGAACTCACCGTTCAAATGAAGTGGAAATCGAAAGAATCTTTTTTAACGTGGATTAAAAGTCCTTCTTATAAAGAAATACATGATCTTGAAAAGAAGTATCCTGATCAGGAACTTGCGGCAATTAAACCCAAAGTATCGCGCTTTAAGGTTGTAGCTGAATGA
- a CDS encoding cobalamin-dependent protein (Presence of a B(12) (cobalamin)-binding domain implies dependence on cobalamin itself, in one of its several forms, or in some unusual lineages, dependence on a cobalamin-like analog.), protein MSIDIVSLTDDFLEGDQDKAWERITEQSELMDNSHLAFEALTKAMQRVGKLWEENEISVADEHLATTTCDYVLSRYAHFRKITNKNENGPKALFLCIEQEQHYLGLKMISLLFQEYGWQTKLFGANLPLEYAIEKTEKWGASVVGISVAILYHAERLNRYVTELEALENPPEVLVGGRLTSQYNLSKYCSEHTTLVPDLHRVREWLEERKGSMNNVRYK, encoded by the coding sequence GTGTCAATCGATATAGTAAGCTTAACAGATGACTTTCTTGAAGGTGATCAAGATAAAGCGTGGGAACGAATAACAGAGCAATCTGAGTTAATGGACAATAGCCATTTAGCCTTTGAAGCTCTTACGAAAGCGATGCAACGCGTTGGGAAGCTTTGGGAAGAAAATGAAATATCAGTTGCAGACGAACACTTAGCTACAACTACGTGTGATTATGTTCTTTCGCGATACGCGCATTTCAGGAAAATTACGAATAAGAACGAAAATGGCCCCAAAGCCCTTTTTCTGTGTATTGAGCAAGAGCAACATTATTTAGGTTTGAAAATGATATCGTTGCTTTTCCAAGAATATGGCTGGCAAACAAAGCTGTTTGGAGCGAACTTACCCCTTGAATATGCCATAGAGAAGACAGAGAAGTGGGGCGCGTCTGTGGTTGGTATTTCAGTAGCCATCTTGTACCATGCGGAGAGATTAAATCGTTATGTCACGGAGCTTGAAGCGTTGGAAAATCCTCCTGAGGTCTTAGTTGGAGGGAGGCTTACTTCACAGTACAACTTGTCCAAATACTGCTCTGAACATACAACGCTGGTTCCTGATTTACATCGTGTTCGTGAATGGCTGGAAGAGCGGAAAGGGAGTATGAATAATGTTCGATATAAATGA
- a CDS encoding STAS domain-containing protein, with protein sequence MFDINDHPLPAFLVDEELNILSQSKLATEAFSPCSSFLELVDIDSRTKAAKMLNPLLKETEVELVMGTAQSPYSLFHVYAKWSISGGGQLVCVRQDERLEKLSKALQKQQERLADTNFDLLDKKEELEAALVKVKKLSSPFLPISTSLGIIPLFGELEENLFRVNEHQLLQTLQNGDYERVILDFSGIGEVHASGVLALISFCSMLEVVGVSPILCGIKPNHARHLANHDFVLHQHFDITGNLKNAVSYYLNESLM encoded by the coding sequence ATGTTCGATATAAATGATCATCCACTCCCTGCTTTTTTAGTTGATGAGGAACTAAACATTCTTTCACAATCAAAGCTTGCAACGGAAGCTTTTTCTCCTTGTTCTTCTTTTTTAGAGCTAGTTGATATCGATAGTCGAACGAAAGCTGCAAAAATGCTGAACCCGCTTTTGAAAGAAACAGAGGTTGAATTAGTTATGGGCACTGCCCAGTCTCCTTATTCTCTCTTTCATGTTTATGCAAAGTGGTCCATAAGTGGTGGAGGACAGCTTGTGTGTGTAAGGCAAGATGAACGATTGGAAAAACTATCAAAGGCGCTTCAAAAACAGCAGGAAAGACTTGCGGATACAAACTTTGATTTGTTGGATAAAAAAGAAGAGCTTGAAGCAGCTTTAGTGAAAGTGAAAAAGCTATCTAGCCCTTTCCTCCCCATTTCAACGTCACTGGGTATTATTCCATTGTTTGGCGAGCTTGAGGAAAACCTATTTCGAGTTAATGAGCATCAGCTGTTACAAACGCTTCAGAATGGCGATTATGAACGTGTAATTCTAGATTTTAGTGGGATTGGTGAAGTACATGCCAGTGGTGTGCTTGCGCTGATTTCGTTTTGTAGTATGCTCGAAGTGGTGGGTGTTTCTCCGATTTTATGTGGGATTAAACCAAATCATGCCCGACATCTAGCGAATCATGATTTTGTATTACACCAACATTTTGATATAACAGGAAATTTAAAAAACGCCGTTAGCTACTATTTAAATGAGTCTTTGATGTAA
- a CDS encoding rhomboid family intramembrane serine protease gives MFVRNEDFRSFIRYYPIISILIGIHILLFVLVNLFGMFSILRLGVGYNRAIELGEYWRLITPIFLHGGFAHVLFNSFSLYLFGPALEQMLGKAKFLIGYFGAGIIANIATFYLQDSNFSHVGASGAIFGLFGIYFYMAFYRKELIDQANSQLILMILGIGLVMTFISPNINILGHLFGFIGGAALAPILLIGAKPFINRGIVRVRRTVDSGEIRFKPNRWQRRKIRTGPSGGGKIIWGIFIGLVILGFIARYL, from the coding sequence ATGTTCGTGCGAAATGAAGATTTCCGCTCATTTATTCGTTATTATCCTATCATCTCCATACTTATTGGTATACATATCCTCCTCTTCGTTCTAGTAAACCTGTTTGGGATGTTCTCCATACTGAGGTTGGGGGTAGGTTACAACAGAGCAATTGAACTAGGAGAATACTGGAGACTCATCACTCCAATCTTCCTTCATGGTGGATTTGCACACGTGCTATTTAATTCCTTCTCACTTTACCTCTTCGGACCTGCTCTCGAGCAAATGCTCGGAAAAGCAAAGTTCTTGATTGGATATTTTGGGGCTGGGATTATTGCGAATATCGCTACATTCTATTTGCAGGATAGTAACTTTAGTCATGTCGGTGCCTCAGGTGCTATTTTCGGATTGTTTGGCATCTATTTTTACATGGCTTTCTATCGCAAAGAATTAATAGACCAGGCAAATTCCCAACTCATACTTATGATCCTCGGTATTGGACTTGTCATGACGTTCATCAGTCCAAATATTAATATTCTTGGACACCTCTTTGGCTTCATTGGAGGAGCGGCACTTGCACCCATTCTTTTAATTGGTGCGAAGCCTTTTATTAATCGAGGGATCGTTCGAGTAAGGCGAACAGTTGATAGTGGAGAAATTCGCTTTAAGCCAAATCGATGGCAGCGAAGAAAAATCCGAACTGGACCATCTGGTGGTGGGAAAATTATCTGGGGGATTTTTATCGGTCTTGTTATACTTGGTTTTATAGCAAGATATTTATAA
- the acpS gene encoding holo-ACP synthase, which yields MIKGIGIDMIELDRIKKVIQRNASFAERILTESELSTYYLLNGHRSVEFLAGRFAAKEAYAKARGTGIGKLSWQDICVQKSTEGAPYIEAKEENEIVHISISHTKQHAVAQIIIECSSS from the coding sequence ATGATTAAAGGTATCGGGATTGATATGATTGAGCTTGATCGAATAAAAAAAGTCATACAACGAAATGCTTCATTTGCAGAGCGCATTCTAACAGAAAGTGAATTAAGTACTTATTACTTACTTAATGGTCATCGAAGTGTTGAATTTTTGGCTGGCCGTTTTGCTGCAAAAGAAGCATACGCAAAAGCAAGAGGAACTGGTATCGGGAAACTGAGCTGGCAAGATATTTGTGTACAGAAATCAACTGAAGGTGCTCCTTATATCGAAGCAAAAGAGGAAAATGAGATCGTACATATTTCTATTTCACATACAAAGCAACATGCTGTTGCACAGATCATTATTGAGTGCTCGTCAAGCTAG
- a CDS encoding NAD(P)H-hydrate dehydratase codes for MRIVSGEEMYEADRFAMEEIGIAGAMLMENAGKSLFEAMKSKLHKNMPMALLIGTGNNGGDGFVLGRYLKEHGYDVDLWLIPSYSKVKGDAKTHLTIFQNLTYTWKPYEDGKAFVESLPEYGVIIDCLLGLGLSGAVRQPYDDVIRLVNKARATVLSVDLPSGLQANGGYKEECEPIRADYTYTIQCPKLGAYLYPDAEFYGELEIVNIGLPQTAFSSSDRALWQKSDVHRTLSDRSASSHKGSHGKGLVIGGSRGMVGAPIMTAKAAYRSGAGLIQVSVPEEILSMTAGAVVETIFQGYPSRNGFFSGEVPDDLAPFDGIAVGPGLGRQPGCQQIVETMLATDSLLILDADALYHLSELKERLKAREAPTVLTPHPGEMARLTGLSIKEVQRKRFDISREFAKEFGVYLVLKGPYTIVTAPDGSQYVNTTGNPALAKGGSGDVLTGMILAFVMHSASLQEGISNAVYLHGQSADTLVQTAHSTLDVLATDVIATIPTVLHSFLEQHHG; via the coding sequence GTGAGAATCGTATCCGGAGAAGAAATGTATGAAGCGGACCGGTTTGCCATGGAGGAGATTGGAATAGCTGGTGCTATGTTAATGGAGAACGCAGGGAAATCTCTATTTGAAGCGATGAAAAGCAAACTTCATAAGAATATGCCTATGGCGCTGTTAATCGGCACAGGGAATAATGGAGGCGACGGTTTTGTACTTGGAAGGTATTTGAAAGAGCATGGGTATGATGTTGATCTTTGGTTAATTCCCTCATACTCAAAAGTAAAGGGAGATGCTAAAACCCATCTAACTATCTTTCAAAATCTGACCTACACGTGGAAACCGTATGAAGATGGCAAAGCATTTGTAGAATCACTTCCCGAGTATGGGGTTATCATTGATTGCTTACTAGGACTCGGTTTATCTGGTGCTGTTCGTCAACCATATGATGATGTCATTAGGCTAGTGAATAAAGCTCGTGCGACGGTTTTGTCAGTCGATCTTCCAAGTGGTTTACAGGCAAATGGTGGTTACAAAGAGGAATGCGAGCCTATTCGTGCTGATTATACGTATACTATTCAATGCCCGAAGCTTGGAGCCTATCTTTACCCTGATGCTGAATTTTATGGAGAATTGGAGATTGTTAATATCGGTCTTCCACAAACTGCTTTTTCATCAAGCGATAGAGCACTCTGGCAAAAATCAGACGTACATCGCACGCTTTCTGATCGATCGGCATCCTCTCATAAAGGAAGCCATGGAAAAGGTCTGGTAATTGGCGGATCAAGAGGAATGGTTGGCGCACCAATTATGACAGCGAAAGCAGCCTATCGAAGCGGAGCCGGTTTAATACAAGTTTCTGTTCCTGAGGAAATCCTGTCGATGACAGCTGGTGCCGTAGTTGAAACAATTTTTCAGGGGTATCCATCTCGTAATGGATTTTTCTCTGGTGAGGTACCTGATGATCTCGCACCATTTGACGGAATCGCGGTTGGTCCAGGTCTTGGAAGACAACCAGGGTGCCAACAAATCGTTGAAACGATGTTAGCGACAGATTCGCTCCTCATTTTGGACGCAGATGCCTTGTACCACTTATCTGAGTTGAAAGAGCGCCTTAAGGCAAGAGAAGCACCAACTGTTTTGACACCTCATCCTGGTGAGATGGCGAGGTTAACTGGGCTGTCGATCAAGGAAGTGCAAAGGAAGCGATTCGACATCTCGCGAGAATTTGCTAAAGAGTTCGGTGTTTATCTTGTTTTAAAAGGCCCTTATACGATTGTGACTGCTCCTGATGGAAGTCAATATGTGAATACAACAGGTAATCCTGCGCTCGCTAAGGGTGGATCTGGTGACGTTTTAACTGGCATGATTCTTGCCTTTGTCATGCACAGCGCGTCTCTTCAAGAGGGGATAAGCAATGCCGTTTATTTACACGGTCAATCAGCAGATACTCTCGTGCAAACCGCTCATTCTACTCTTGATGTACTGGCAACTGACGTCATTGCTACAATACCAACCGTTCTGCATTCATTTCTCGAGCAACACCACGGATAG